The proteins below are encoded in one region of Styela clava chromosome 4, kaStyClav1.hap1.2, whole genome shotgun sequence:
- the LOC144422150 gene encoding uncharacterized protein LOC144422150 isoform X1 produces MYLHEANNFSDILQMNWKFLFVVLVLAMLLAESQSYRFKKRGRRSGWRRRIRRWRERLSRWRYRSKRRRRHDEDAALVTIQQQQAKTRADAIGELKSFMEDEPEVANDMLMLLAEYMNDDDEGDEMDGDDYSEEDPEYDE; encoded by the exons ATGTATTTGCATGAAGCTAATAACTTTTCTGATATTTTACAGATGAATTGGAAATTTCTGTTCGTCGTCCTTGTATTGGCGATGCTCTTGGCCGAGAGTCA GTCGTACAGATTCAAAAAACGTGGTCGTCGGAGTGGATGGCGCAGAAGGATTCGACGTTGGAGAGAAAGACTTAGTCGCTGGCGTTATCGATCCAAGAGAAGAAGACGACACGACGAAGATG CTGCCCTTGTAACAATCCAACAACAACAAGCAAAGACCAGAGCAGACGCGATTGGCGAGTTGAAATCGTTCATGGAGGACGAACCAGAAGTTGCCAATGACATGTTGATGCTTCTTGCAGAGTATATGAACGATGATGATGAGGGTGATGAGATGGACGGAGATGATTACTCGGAGGAGGATCCGGAATACGATGAATAA
- the LOC120326849 gene encoding uncharacterized protein LOC120326849 — MNWKFLFVVLVLAMLLAESQSYRFKKRGRRGGWRRRIRRWRRRFGRWRRRFRFRRRHDEDAALVTTQQQQAKTREDAIDELKSFMEDEPEVANDMLMLLAEYMNDDDEGDEMDGDDYSEEDPEYDE; from the exons ATGAATTGGAAATTTCTGTTCGTCGTCCTTGTATTGGCGATGCTCTTGGCCGAGAGcca GTCGTACAGATTCAAAAAACGTGGTCGTCGGGGTGGATGGCGCAGAAGGATTCGACGTTGGAGAAGAAGATTTGGTCGCTGGCGCCGGCGTTTCCGATTCAGGAGACGACACGATGAAGATG CTGCCCTTGTAACAACCCAACAACAACAAGCAAAGACCAGAGAAGACGCGATTGACGAGTTGAAATCGTTCATGGAGGACGAACCAGAAGTTGCCAATGACATGTTGATGCTTCTTGCAGAGTATATGAACGATGATGATGAGGGTGATGAGATGGACGGAGATGATTACTCGGAGGAGGATCCGGAATACGATGAATAA
- the LOC120326454 gene encoding tRNA wybutosine-synthesizing protein 5-like, with protein sequence MEDSDAITSNSAISVDIIENCSKKRFNDEIQPNRKPCILRDIDIGLCKTKWTVDYLCQNGGDIPVKIHVSKTSQMNFITKNYAYKTLPFKELVRRAAENKHEEYFISDNEYYYLRSLGTDVRKDVADVKKQFPQLADDILIPNFFPEDSFFSSVFRIASEKLQLWTHYDMMDNLLIQVKGRKRVVLFPPTDVENLYLQGDKSEIMDIFTPDLSKYPLFAKVKRYEAFLEPGDLLFIPALWFHNVVALEFGIAVNVFWKNLSPHTLYDKKDPYGNKDLIPAARALDSIKHAIKLIDGLPADYKDFYGRRMAELIRIKTYIQN encoded by the coding sequence atggAAGACTCAGATGCAATAACCAGTAATTCTGCAATCAGTGTAGACATTATAGAAAATTGCTCGAAGAAAAGATTCAATGATGAAATTCAACCCAACAGAAAACCATGTATTTTGAGAGATATTGATATAGGTTTATGCAAAACAAAATGGACTGTCGACTATCTTTGTCAAAATGGTGGTGATATACCTGTGAAAATTCATGTCAGTAAGACATCTCAGATGAATTTCATAACTAAAAATTATGCATATAAAACCTTGCCTTTCAAAGAACTCGTTAGACGGGCTGCTGAAAATAAACATGAGGAATATTTCATCTCAGATAATGAATATTACTATCTCAGATCGCTTGGTACTGATGTGAGGAAAGACGTGGCAGATGTAAAAAAACAATTCCCTCAACTTGCGGATGATATATTAATTCCGAATTTTTTCCCAGAAGACTCATTTTTTTCCAGTGTTTTCCGTATTGCATCTGAAAAACTTCAACTATGGACTCATTATGATATGATGGACAATTTATTAATTCAAGTTAAAGGGCGAAAAAGGGTTGTTCTATTTCCACCAACGGATGTTGAAAATCTATATCTTCAAGGTGACAAGTCCGAAATAATGGACATTTTCACGCCAGATTTGTCGAAATATCCACTTTTTGCAAAAGTAAAACGTTATGAAGCATTTTTAGAACCGGGTGATTTATTATTCATTCCTGCCTTGTGGTTTCATAACGTTGTGGCACTGGAATTTGGAATCGCTGTAAATGTATTTTGGAAAAATCTTTCACCCCATACACTTTATGACAAGAAAGATCCGTATGGTAACAAAGATCTAATTCCAGCTGCACGAGCGCTGGACTCAATCAAACATGCGATAAAATTAATCGATGGGCTACCCGCAGATTATAAAGACTTTTATGGCCGTAGAATGGCAGAATTAATTAGGATTAAAACTTACATACAGAATTGA
- the LOC120326042 gene encoding palmitoyltransferase ZDHHC16-like, translated as MRIHFRRPDFSGIKLRWRYLKLCYLSLTYNTYSSATEVLFEPIITLVDFVSRWFGFAFVTLVTILVAYVVVVYYSIAVPYLILAFSSIRAGITIFYGHYLLIMISFHYFKAVRTNPGRPPKDASERAVTSVCKKCILPKPPRAHHCSVCKNCVLKMDHHCPWINNCVGHYNHRYFISFCIFMLLGTIFVVTTTWPIFTECFSFHNRMQFAMDYLKDFFIEDISDDENENLDYMNENQSSLNKKDISNALHPKIEIFSHVVPVARHGKSAEDTGEIFQYLYSVCYTANSGAKGNLIFLWFLCAGVTVALGALTAIQFRLVSLGETSIEKLINDKEFRKAKKLGLKFNNPYHLGFRNNWKMILMFHDLRSFFLNVILPRNMSPIGDGLVWDKHIDKNYSDSLYANGHK; from the coding sequence ATGAGGATTCACTTTAGACGTCCAGATTTTTCCGGAATAAAATTGAGATGGAGATATCTGAAACTATGTTACCTATCATTGACTTATAACACCTATTCATCTGCAACAGAAGTCCTTTTTGAGCCCATCATAACTCTAGTGGATTTTGTTTCAAGATGGTTTGGTTTCGCCTTTGTTACATTGGTGACAATACTGGTTGCATATGTTGTTGTGGTTTATTACTCAATTGCAGTACCATATCTCATCTTAGCATTTTCATCAATACGAGCTGGAATAACTATTTTCTACGGACATTATCTTCTAATCATGAttagttttcattattttaaagcAGTCCGTACCAATCCAGGAAGACCACCCAAAGATGCTTCAGAGAGAGCAGTAACATCTGTATGCAAAAAATGCATTCTGCCAAAACCACCAAGAGCACATCACTGCAGTGTTTGcaaaaattgtgttttaaaaaTGGATCATCACTGTCCATGGATCAATAATTGTGTGGGTCATTATAACCATCgatattttatatcattttgtATATTCATGTTACTTGGTACCATATTTGTGGTAACAACAACATGGCCAATTTTCACAGAATGTTTTAGTTTTCATAACAGAATGCAATTCGCCATGGATTatttaaaagatttttttattgaGGATATTTCTGATGATGAGAATGAAAATTTAGATTATATGAATGAAAATCAATCAAGTTTAAACAAAAAAGATATTAGTAATGCTTTACACCcgaaaatagaaattttttctCATGTAGTTCCAGTTGCTCGACATGGAAAATCTGCAGAAGACACTGGTGAAATATTCCAATACCTTTATAGTGTTTGTTACACTGCCAATTCAGGAGCAAAAGGCAATTTGATATTTCTTTGGTTTTTGTGTGCTGGGGTAACGGTCGCCCTTGGTGCTTTAACTGCAATTCAGTTTCGATTGGTTAGTCTTGGAGAAACAAGTATCGAAAAACTCATCAATGATAAAGAATTTCGCAAAGCAAAAAAACTTGGATTGAAATTCAACAATCCCTACCATTTAGGATTTCGCAACAACtggaaaatgattttaatgtTTCACGACTTAAGATCATTCTTTTTGAATGTGATTCTTCCACGTAATATGTCACCTATTGGAGATGGATTAGTGTGGGATAAGCATATTGATAAAAATTACTCAGATTCATTATATGCAAATGGACATAAATAA
- the LOC120326041 gene encoding enhancer of mRNA-decapping protein 3-like, with amino-acid sequence MTSYVGSNVTINCGDVIGHCQGIVKEVDQKSQTITISNPYRNGFKCPHNEMTIPSSDIVEITIIDGLLSTLETKDKKSPKIGLSSVKKEKRPKNNESRQVGITDRIPMHSSSPQPGSEYKGGKKYSKVRKGLYNRDDDTFDNNPQDMTEDFDFVKNLALFDKLAVYNEINSGSDGESMRTPSKQRHRKVEEKYKHDEFVLQKGPVIYRQIITNEVTKYEVSEYYTDAGLVVPTISNDTYIQILHAAELMGFGMDRQTEIFGANASLMALSVLGGCNRLHPRNSHQPPSAVVMCGPHRTGAQGVATARHLSNHNVKVNVFMPNFVKIHACLQEELRLLSLTDAVVISEYSELPTNPVDLIISAMDEEDCEFLYQQSWYQHSVRWCNENRAPLMCLSPPAALPPDLHIKWSVCAVLPFSLSAKYGALYMIDVGIPVRAFEKLGIQYQSPFCGKSFLHLHKSK; translated from the coding sequence ATGACATCTTACGTTGGTTCCAATGTTACAATAAACTGTGGGGATGTAATAGGTCATTGTCAGGGAATCGTGAAAGAAGTAGACCAAAAATCACAAACAATTACAATTTCCAATCCATATCGAAATGGTTTTAAATGCCCACATAATGAGATGACAATTCCGTCGTCTGATATCGTAGAAATCACCATCATTGATGGCCTTCTTTCAACATTGGAAACTAAGGATAAGAAATCCCCAAAAATTGGGTTATCAAgtgtaaaaaaagaaaaaaggccTAAAAACAATGAAAGCCGACAAGTTGGTATTACAGATAGAATACCAATGCATTCTAGTTCACCACAACCTGGCTCGGAGTATAAAGGTGGGAAAAAGTATTCAAAAGTACGGAAGGGTTTATATAATCGGGATGACGATACGTTTGATAACAACCCGCAAGATATGACTGAAGATTTCGATTTTGTCAAGAATCTTGCTCTTTTTGATAAACTTGCTGTATACAATGAGATAAACTCTGGAAGTGATGGAGAAAGTATGAGAACTCCATCAAAACAGAGACATAGAAAGGTTGAAGAGAAATACAAGCATGACGAGTTCGTTCTACAAAAAGGGCCTGTAATATACcgacaaataataacaaatgaGGTGACCAAATACGAAGTTTCAGAATATTACACAGATGCAGGACTTGTAGTTCCCACTATTTCAAATGATACCTACATACAAATATTGCATGCTGCTGAacttatgggtttcggaatggATAGACAAACTGAAATATTTGGAGCTAATGCAAGTCTCATGGCTCTATCTGTATTGGGTGGCTGTAATAGGCTTCATCCAAGAAATTCACATCAGCCCCCATCTGCAGTTGTAATGTGTGGGCCTCATAGAACAGGTGCTCAAGGTGTTGCAACAGCGAGGCATCTTTCAAATCATAATGTAAAAGTGAATGTGTTCATGCccaattttgttaaaatacaTGCTTGCCTACAAGAAGAATTAAGACTATTGTCTCTAACAGATGCTGTTGTTATTAGCGAATATTCTGAATTACCTACAAATCCTGTTGATTTAATCATTTCTGCGATGGATGAAGAAGATTGTGAATTTTTatatcagcaatcttggtatcAACATTCCGTTCGTTGGTGTAATGAAAATCGAGCTCCTTTAATGTGTCTCTCTCCACCAGCTGCATTACCTCCAGATTTGCATATAAAATGGTCTGTGTGTGCAGTACTGCCTTTTTCACTTTCAGCAAAATATGGTGCTTTATACATGATTGATGTAGGAATACCAGTGAGAGCATTTGAAAAACTAGGAATTCAGTATCAGTCGCCTTTCTGTGGTAAATCTTTCCTTCATTTACACAAAAGTAAATGA
- the LOC144422150 gene encoding uncharacterized protein LOC144422150 isoform X2 encodes MNWKFLFVVLVLAMLLAESQSYRFKKRGRRSGWRRRIRRWRERLSRWRYRSKRRRRHDEDAALVTIQQQQAKTRADAIGELKSFMEDEPEVANDMLMLLAEYMNDDDEGDEMDGDDYSEEDPEYDE; translated from the exons ATGAATTGGAAATTTCTGTTCGTCGTCCTTGTATTGGCGATGCTCTTGGCCGAGAGTCA GTCGTACAGATTCAAAAAACGTGGTCGTCGGAGTGGATGGCGCAGAAGGATTCGACGTTGGAGAGAAAGACTTAGTCGCTGGCGTTATCGATCCAAGAGAAGAAGACGACACGACGAAGATG CTGCCCTTGTAACAATCCAACAACAACAAGCAAAGACCAGAGCAGACGCGATTGGCGAGTTGAAATCGTTCATGGAGGACGAACCAGAAGTTGCCAATGACATGTTGATGCTTCTTGCAGAGTATATGAACGATGATGATGAGGGTGATGAGATGGACGGAGATGATTACTCGGAGGAGGATCCGGAATACGATGAATAA
- the LOC120326110 gene encoding uncharacterized protein LOC120326110: MEEYSREAFCHKVSDELVRYIANEFEKTIVLNVSLVQRTKHASKKRQSGFILSSKIVDLLHGFTSFSERFHTVLEDGLKFIKNESEKWSISISSWWKEGDSYRIQLDKVKAFTCILPKIVDFEMLPIRHEFGLESNSTLLFCHVEQKLTINDIRSLLYCSFVRKALKCDQSLIHFSCDDETCCDVIKNLDLGLMCNNSYKDYADITKNTSVSDVPQRFLDCILSEEKDSFPCLSSLRNRENKTAFESRIANTHKNAIFNSVRQNAKTCFHVCNQKNEMSARQAELHHAWSSDVSKKSAQTICSDSDKYFVHAGVNETRIAIDFIRMRKKQIIDAFETKLQISVKGKDWENRVDKMTAATIRLEFLKSSPTNRLKISTERATLPTDVMFMLYNFSRLNMLLNTFTTKVKEGYYPPLPSFSELQLASLAEDAEWELFIDHLWMFSDVISKPVITVGRNVIKISCHNVIDYLQQLCRSVSTFYSRHHILGQNLPHLLPALHARIYLIKATRNAMLQILNLLGIEPPQQM; the protein is encoded by the exons ATGGAAGAATATAGTCGGGAGGCCTTCTGTCATAAAGTTTCAGATGAACTTGTACGCTACATTGCTAATGAATTTGAGAAAACCATAGTGTTAAATGTGAGTCTTGTACAACGAACAAAGCATGCATCAAAAAAGAGACAAAGTGGATTCATTTTGTCAAGCAAAATTGTCGACTTGTTGCATGGTTTCACCTCATTTTCAGAAAGGTTCCATACTGTTTTGGAAGACGGTTTGAAGTTTATTAAAAACGAAAGTGAAAAATGGAGTATTTCAATATCTTCATGGTGGAAAGAGGGAGATAGCTATAGAATTCAATTGGATAAAGTGAAAGCATTCACTTGCATTCTTCCGAAAATAgtagattttgaaatgttaccTATCAGGCATGAGTTTGGACTGGAAAGTAATAGcactttattattttgtcatgtCGAGCAGAAACTAACTATAAACGACATTAGATCCCTATTATATTGTTCGTTTGTGAGAAAGGCATTGAAGTGTGATCAATCATTGATCCATTTTTCATGTGATGATGAAACATGTTGTGATGTTATTAAGAATCTGGACCTCGGCCTTATGTGCAATAATTCATATAAAGACTATGCAGACATCACGAAAAATACTTCTGTATCAGATGTTCCACAACGTTTTTTAGATTGCATTCTGAGTGAAGAAAAAGATTCGTTTCCTTGTTTATCTAGTTTACGAAATCGAGAAAATAAAACTGCTTTCGAATCCAGAATTGCCAACACACATAAAAATGCGATATTTAATTCTGTCCGACAAAACGCAAAGACTTGCTTTCATGTTTGtaatcaaaaaaatgaaatgtcaGCTCGTCAAGCAGAACTTCATCATGCATGGTCCAGCGATGTGTCAAAGAAATCTGCTCAAACAATCTGTAGCGATTcagataaatattttgttcatgCTGGTGTGAATGAAACTCGAATAGCAATTGATTTTATCAGAATGAGAAAAAAACAGATAATAGATGCTTTTGAGACTAAACTTCAAATAAGTGTAAAAG GTAAAGACTGGGAAAATAGAGTTGATAAAATGACGGCTGCTACAATAAGACTAGAATTTTTAAAGAGTTCACCAACAAATCGATTAAAAATATCCACAGAAAGGGCTACATTACCAACAGATGTCATGTTCATGTTGTATAACTTCTCAAGATTGAATATGTTACTGAATACATTCACGACTAAAGTAAAAGAAG GGTATTACCCACCTCTGCCATCCTTTAGTGAACTCCAACTTGCAAGTCTAGCAGAGGATGCAGAATGGGAATTATTTATTGATCATCTTTGGATGTTTTCTGATGTTATAAGCAAACCTGTTATAACAGTGGGCCGCAATGTTATTAAAATATCATGTCATAAT GTCATCGACTATCTGCAGCAGCTTTGCAGATCTGTAAGTACGTTCTATTCTCGTCATCATATCTTGGGTCAAAATCTACCTCATCTTTTACCTGCGTTACATGCAAGAATTTATTTGATAAAGGCCACCAGAAATGCAATGTTACAGATATTGAATCTTTTGGGAATCGAACCTCCTCAACAAATGTGA
- the LOC120326109 gene encoding short transient receptor potential channel 4-like: protein MSNKSSTLSIYDNKVDTTSDDDNSSNCSQGFGEYIIQGSEDEKIQVEKIKEAIAMNGKETPPGYSYTEFDEMKDTTMHSDDEYQTEKKSVNNPIVVKRNSADPTGDARASKTSFKMQARLSRMLENADTSSSSDDELYTYTQDGQINSEEDLTALEENLQRYTADIPSDPLGTSRQERIPMHVPSKGIDPNALIDVKSRLKKVKKTISGGGYVKEQSPATIWELKKNKRDAKLLLNKAQASKLKAGWKVRQCLHNLPEGETVNTLYLTLVRKGMLKEVDALFSLAKVARAAKPLNKNFKDADEKSALTIAIDNKNETMMTRLLEHGVKLDLNIFHAVEADFIEGMKILMLYDPCTQAKIAEENPYFQIGMTPMLLAAHNNNYRMLSLLHEYGHQLPQLKDWSEGIQEAWESANERRMICEARAQPAFITLTTELNRMNPMKYCMQEIRKVRVYAKQEQEFSNFYKGIISKIEDYMCSLLDFICSSEELANLFQFEYLSPSLKPQDKLKRFIESTRTKRYELENRFKLLERASKEELIRFVTHQQSQLALTYLRFRSLPFLQNNFISIPIGLLFPVLSLLYVFAPNTVLGSIITLPTISFNCHMISDVVFAILLLLNIALKDVDQDRLGAGPTTVELLIFIWILGKWVQEMQECINRGLKEYLRDKWNYSDLLMLLLFSTTIGIRIFDMVYNKDASTSIERSEWNHFEPRLIAGGLNAWAYVFFFIRLLGLMRVDRTLGPLQISLAKMLNDIIRFLCIFTLVIFAFAFGLSDLYWYYGTKEGSKMFCAKGVNTAVRNGTCITNIPPFTTMPGAITQLFWALFGLFELNSMSLDGKHTYTEFVGKTLVATYHVVAIIVMLNMLIAMMSNSYDDTRENEETAWKFHRTSMWIRFIRREVVRPPPMNLFPNPWRILENSRRFRNFVRRKNCCKNPLTRAIYDIRGRRVNRSRSINEVLKTMGKGVGDQEKVELTGERNINDRRQFVDVDGKTNSRPNIIRSRNEGFTIEGLEEAKNAVAAVFNIKGPKSVSMRLVRRYKLKHLVKKRVVESPSII, encoded by the exons ATGAGCAACAAAAGTTCAACACTCTCGATTTATGACAACAAGGTGGACACGACATCCGACGATGACAACTCAAGTAATTGTTCACAAGGTTTTGGAGAGTATATCATTCAAGGCAGCGAGGATGAAAAAATTCAAGTGGAGAAAATTAAAGAAGCAATTGCCATGAATGGGAAAGAAACTCCACCAGGATATAGTTACACAGAATTTGACGAAATGAAAGATACCACAATGCATTCTGATGATGAATATCAGACAGAAAAGAAAAGTGTGAATAATCCGATTGTCGTGAAAAGGAATTCTGCTGATCCTACAGGTGATGCTAGGGCAAGCAAGACCTCTTTCAAAATGCAAGCCAGATTGTCAAGAA TGCTAGAGAATGCAGATACATCTTCTTCATCTGATGATGAACTCTATACATATACCCAAGACGGCCAG ATTAACTCAGAGGAAGATCTAACAGCGTTAGAGGAGAATTTACAGAGGTACACTGCTGATATACCGTCTGATCCATTGGGAACATCAAGACAAGAACGTATACCCATGCATGTACCATCGAAAGGCATAGACCCTAATGCGCTCATTGACGTGAAATCGCGTTTGAAGAAAGTGAAAAAGACAATTTCGG GGGGTGGTTATGTGAAAGAGCAAAGTCCAGCGACAATTTGGGAATTGAAGAAAAACAAACGCGATGCAAAACTTTTGTTGAACAAAGCACAGGCATCGAAGCTGAAAGCTGGATGGAAAGTCAGGCAGTGTTTGCACAATTTACCTGA GGGAGAGACTGTGAACACGCTGTATCTTACACTTGTGAGAAAGGGAATGCTGAAGGAGGTCGACGCTCTATTTTCCCTCGCGAAAGTGGCGCGTGCAGCTAAACCActcaataaaaatttcaaagatgCAGACGAAAAATCGGCATTAACAATTGCCATAGACAACAAAAATGAAACGATGATGACACGATTGTTAGAACACGGG gtAAAACTGGACTTGAACATTTTTCACGCCGTCGAAGCAGATTTTATTGAAGGAATGAAGATATTGATGTTGTATGATCCTTGCACGCAGGCTAAAATTGCTGAAGAAAATCCTTATTTTCAAATTGGGATGACTCCGATGTTGTTGGCGGCTCATAATAACAACTACAGGATGTTATCATTGCTGCATGAATACGGCCATCAGTTACCG CAACTCAAAGACTGGAGTGAAGGCATCCAAGAAGCATGGGAATCAGCTAATGAAAGAAGAATGATTTGTGAAGCAAGAGCACAGCCCGCATTCATCACATTAACTACGGAA TTAAACAGGATGAATCCAATGAAGTACTGCATGCAGGAAATTAGAAAAGTACGAGTTTATGCAAAACAGGAACAAGAGTTCAGTAATTTTTATAAAGGAATCATTTCCAAAATTGAAGATTATATGTGCTCATTACTCGATTTT ATTTGTTCTTCTGAGGAACTagcaaatttgtttcaattcgAATACTTATCACCCTCTCTCAAACCGCAAGATAAGTTGAAACGTTTTATTGAAAGTACAAGAACAAAAAGATATGAACTTGAAAACCGGTTTAAATTATTGGAACGTGCAAGTAAAGAGGAATTAATTCGTTTTGTAACACACCAGCAATCTcag CTCGCACTGACTTATCTACGTTTTCGATCGTTgccatttttgcaaaataactttATCTCAATACCCATTGGATTGCTCTTTCCTGTTCTATCACTGCTCTACGTCTTCGCACCAAACACCGTTCTCGGAA GCATCATCACACTTCCAACGATATCATTCAATTGTCATATGATTTCGGATGttgtttttgcaattttacTTCTCCTAAATATTGCTCTGAAGGATGTTGATCAAGATCGCTTGG gTGCTGGCCCCACCACTGTAGAACTCCTAATATTTATTTGGATTCTCGGAAAGTGGGTTCAAGAAATGCAAGAGTGTATAAACAGAGGCCTAAAGGAATATCTACGTGATAAATGGAACTACAGTGACCTTCTGATGCTTCTTTTATTCTCAACAACTATTGGGATTCG GATATTTGACATGGTTTACAATAAGGACGCATCTACATCAATTGAACGATCAGAATGGAACCATTTTGAGCCTAGACTTATAGCAGGTGGATTGAATGCGTGGGCATATGTGTTTTTCTTTATCAGATTACTTGGGCTTATGAGAGTAGATCGAACACTAG GACCACTGCAAATATCTCTTGCAAAAATGCTGAACGATATCATACGATTTCTCTGCATATTTACCCTGGTTATATTTGCATTTGCCTTCGGATTAAGTGATCTGTACTGGTATTACGGAACGAAAGAAGGTTCGAAAATGTTTTGCGCAAAAGGAGTGAATACGGCAG ttCGGAACGGAACATGCATTACAAATATCCCACCTTTTACCACCATGCCTGGTGCAATTACTCAATTGTTTTGGGCACTCTTTGGTTTATTTGAACTTAACAGCATGTCACTGGACGGAAAGCACACATATACGGAATTTGTAG GGAAAACTTTGGTAGCAACCTATCACGTCGTTGCAATTATTGTGATGTTGAACATGTTAATTGCTATGATGAGCAATTCGTACGATGATACAAGAGAGAATGAAGAAACAGCCTGGAAATTTCATAGAACATCCATGTGGATACGCTTTATTCGCAGGGAAGTTGTTCGACCTCCTCCTATGAATCTGTTTCCCAACCCTTGGCGAATACTAGAAAATAGTAGACGATTCAGGAACTTCGTTAGACGAAAAAACTGCTGTAAAAATCCATTGACACGAGCTATATACGACATCAGGGGTAGGCGAGTAAACAGGTCTCGTTCAATCAATGAGGTATTAAAAACAATGGGAAAAGGAGTCGGCGATCAAGAAAAAGTTGAATTGACTGGTGAGAGAAACATCAATGACAGAAGACAATTTGTCGATGTTGATGGGAAAACGAATTCGAGGCCAAACATAATTAGAAGCAGAAATGAAGGCTTTACTATAGAGGGCCTTGAAGAAGCTAAAAACGCCGTGGCCGCTGTTTTTAATATCAAAGGGCCGAAAAGCGTGTCAATGCGACTTGTTCGTAGATATAAGTTGAAGCATCTCGTTAAAAAGCGCGTTGTTGAATCTCCTTCGATTATTTAA